From the genome of Thauera chlorobenzoica:
GCTTGAGCAAGGCGTAAGCATGGGCCCCGCGCATGATGCGCACGTTCTCCATGCTGTCGCCGGCGCTCGTCCCCAGCAGCAAGGTGGGCGTGCCGGTCACGGTCAGCTTGCGCCCCTCGGCGATGTCGTCGCGGATGCGTTCCACGTACTTGCCGCTCTCCAGGCATTGCTTGAAGGACCCGGCATCGAGTTCGAGTGCCGCGGCGTGCTCGACCAGGCGCTCGGCGGCGAGGGCCTGCTGGTTGGCGAAAAGGCGGTCGTGCATTTCCCAGTACCGCCCCTGCTCTCCGGCGCAGTGCGCCGCCTCGGCGGCCTGCAGGGCCTGCGGGTGGATGGACTCCAGGGGAAAGTCGCGGAACACGTAACGCACTTTGCCGGTGGCGATATAGTCCCGCTCGATCTGCGGCAGTGACTGGTCCGCGTGGCGTTTGCAGAAGGGGCACTGGTAATCGGAAAACTCCACCATGGTGAGTTGCGCGTCCCGCGCGCCCTTCAGCGGCGCGTCGTCGATCGATACGACGGCGTCGATGGGCTGCACGAGGGGGGGCGGCGGTGGCGGCAGACGCGCCTGGAGCTGCTTCCTGAGTTCGTCGAGATCCTGGCGCAGGGCGTCCTGGCCCTGCCTGACGGCTTCCACGTCGCGGCGCAACTGTTCCATGTCCCCGGCTTCCTGAGCCGGGGCCGGCGCAGACAGACCCGCGAGGGTCAGCGCCGCGCATAGCATGATTCGGTTCATGACATCCCTTCCATCTCGGTGGCCAGGCGATCCGGACCGGCGCCAGGCATTCGCCCCCCTCGACCCGTTGCCCGGTCAAGGAGGGCGAAGGTTTCTTCAGTTCCCGGCTTGTCCGCGGCGGGCCCTGGCGGTCTTCCCGACTTCAGGAAAAGACCCTTCGGCGCCCGCCGATCGGAGCAAGGTGTGTGCTTACGGGAAGGTCACGGTGATATTGACGTCCGCGTCGTCCTCCAATTCCGGCGCGCCGTAGCTCACGCCATCATCGTCGGTTGCTGCACCGGTCACGACGTTGGTGTGGAGACCGGCGGCGGAGATCCTGCCGACGAACGTGCACGGGTAGCTGTCCAACGGATCAATGGTTTGCGGAACCGCGCACGTCGTGCTGATGACGTTGCCTTGGACCGTGGTGATGTCGCCGAACCTGTCGTCCGTGAGGCTAGTAAGTGTCAGCGTGTCGAAGCTGGAGGTGTTGCTCACCCCGACGCTGAACTGCACATCCACGGTAACGGCCTGCGTTGCGGTCGCGGTCTTGGTCAGGCTCGGCGGGCTCGAGTCGTCGACAACGGTCACGTCGGCCGGATCATCATCGCAGAGGTTCGAATGACCGAAATCATCGCTTCCGCACGCGGTGACGACGTCGGTGATCGTGTCACCTGCATCGTGCGCCCCGGACGCCACTAGCACCGTAAATTGACACATGTACGGGTTCTGACCACCCGGATCGTTGATTTCCGCCGGAATCGTCGCCAACGCGCAGGTGGTCGCCGTGACGGCGCCCTGAACCTGGGTGATGTCGCCGTACAGGTTGTCGACCAGGCTGTCCAGCGTCACGTTCGAGACCAGCGCGTTGTTGGTCACCGCGACACTGTAGATCACCGAGCCGCCCGCTTCGGAAACCGTCGTCGTCACCGCGTCCTTGATCACCGTGATGCTTGCGGTTTCGAGGAAGACGTCGATGTTGAGGTTGCCGCAATTGCACTTCGATGGCGATCCCGGGAAGGCATCGAACGTGCCCGCGGTCGTATACGTGGCCGAGTCGCACACCTCGTTCGCGCCCGGCTGACGCCAACTCGTGCACCAGGGCAGATTGACCTTGCTGTCGTTGTTGCTGTCGACACACATGGTGGTGATGGTCTGGCGAATCACCTGTGGGTTGTTGGCGGCGTCGATGTCGCCGCAAATATCAGGGGCCGCATCCTTGTTGATGAAGGTTGGCGAATTTGCCGCAGTGACCACATTCGGCGCGCACTGTCCGGTCAAGGCGCCATCGGCTCCGCCGCCGTCGGTGGCGATATAAAGACCGAGGTCGTAGCGGGCCTGGGCGGTCAGCGGCATCGTGAAGTCGGCGGTGAAGGTGAAAGGCTGGCCGGAGACACAGGTGAACTGCCCTTGTGGGTTCGGGTCCTGACAACCATCATTGTTCGCATCCTGCGGTCCACCGGGAGTCACCGCGATACAGATGTTGCTGACCGAAGACAGCGTCACGTCATTGGCGGTACACGTCAGGCTCTGGCTGTTGCCGTGCGCCATCCACACATCCTGCATGCAACTGGGTGCGACCTGGGCCGACGCCGGCGGCGCTCCCAGCAGCAGCCCTCCCACTACCAGCGGCGTCGCCGCGCCGATACAGCGCGCCCACGAACGCGCCCATCTCGTCAAGCTTCTCATGATGTTCTCCTATCCGCTTCGGGACGAGCTTCGCCCCCTCGGGGATCAGCGCGGATCCTCGCAGGGATATCCGTTCTGCGCCGACCGCCTCCCACTGTCATCCGCATGCAGGTGTTTTGTCCTGCGTGCCGACGTCCAGGTTTTTTAGGGATAGCAGAGAAATGCGCTTGAAATGCTGGCCCGGTGGCCTAGGACCGGTGACCTAGGTCCGGTGTCCTAGGCCGTCATCCGCCGGCTGGCGAAGTGCCGAAAGGATGGCGCGACAGCGCCAGTTGGGCGCGCCGTGTGACCCCGAGCTTGGCGAAGACGTGGCTCAGGTGGGCCTTGACGGTTTTGTCGCTCAGCCCCAGGGCCTTGGCGATTTCCTTGTTCGTGCACCCGCGCGAGATCAGGCCGACGATTTCCTCTTCCCGCGGGCTGAGCTTTTCGTTTGCGCCTGCGGGGGTGCGGGGCCGGGCCGACAGATTGACCGCGTCGATCAGGCTGGTCAGGGCGTGTGCGAGTTTCTCGCGCCCGAGCCAGATTTCTCCGCGCTGGACCGCGCGCATCGCTTCTGCATATTCACGGCGGTCGCAATGCTTCGGCACGAAGCCGCTGACGCCCTGCAGCAGCGCATTCGACACGCGCTCGTCGGTGAGGGTGCTGGTTGCCAGCAGGATCGCCGTTCCTGGCGCCGAACGGTGAAAGGACGCAAGCTGTCCATCCTGCTCCGCTTCGGGCGGGTCCGCATCGAACACCAGAATGTCCGCCTGCAGTGCGTCGAGCAGCACGGGAAGTTGAACGTAGCGGCTCACCCGCGCCACCAGCCGGACATCGGCCAGCTCCGCCGCGACGCCGACGTTCGCGCAGAAGCTCTCGTCCGGGCTGGCGACGAGGGCGGTTGCGGTCTTCTTTTCCATTGCGGCCAGCTCCCTAGCTGCCTCTCTGCCGGGCCTTCTTGCCGGGCATGAACCCGGCCAGCCTTGTCTTCGATTTATAGGATGTTTGTCACCGACTGTCACGGTCATGCGCAGGACGGCGCTGTCCGGCCGCGCCGGTTCCGGATTGCCTGAACTTCACCCCGGCGGCGGTGCCGGCGCCGGCAGGGTGGGGTTGCCGAGCGGATCGGAGCGGAGGCGGTAGCCGACCCCCGCTTGGGTGAGGATGTGCACCGGAAAGCGGGGGTCGGCTTCGAGCTTGCGCCGCAGGCCGGCCATGTACACGCGCAGGTAATGGGCGTGCTCGACGTGGTTCGGTCCCCAGACGCCGGCGAGCAGCTGGCGGTGGGTCAGCACCCGTCCGCCGCCGGCGATCAGCTGGCCGAGCAGGCGGTATTCGATCGGGGTCAGATGGACCGGCTCGCCGGCGCGGCTGACCGCGCGGCGCTCGAGATCGACCTCGATGTCGCCGAACGCTACCCGGCTCGGGGTGTGTGCGGGGCGCAGCGCCCGCCGCAGCAGGGCGCGGATGCGGGCGCGCAGCTCGGCGACGCCGAAGGGTTTGCTCAGATAGTCGTCCGCGCCGGCATCGAGCGCCGCCACCTTGTCGGTTTCGTCGCTGCGGGCGGACAGCACCAGGACCGGCATCCCGCTCCAGCGCCGGATTTGGTCGAGCAGGTGGATGCCGTTGCCGTCCGGCAGGCCAAGGTCGAGGATCAGCAGGTCCGGGCGCCGCGCCGCAGCCTCGATGCTGCCGCGTTGAAGGGTTGCCGCCTCGCACACCGTGCAGCCTTCGGTTTCGAGCGCGGCGCGCACGAAGCGGCGGATGCCGGGCTCGTCCTCGACGAGCAAGACGAGCGGGGTGGGGTCGGGGACGGTCTTCATCGGCGGTTGGCCGGTGTCGCGCAGGGCTTGTCGCCTGGTCACGGCGGCAACAGGGGCTGGGGGGGGACGGGCAGGCGCAGCGTGAAGCAGGCGCCGCCGTCAGGCTGGTTGCTGGCTTCGACGCGGCCGCCGTGGGCTTCGATGATCGCGCGCACGATCGCCAGCCCCAGTCCGGTGCCGGCGTCGCCGGCCGTGGCCCGGAGGGGCGTGCCGGTGCCGCGCACGAAGCGCTCGAAGATCGCCTGTTCCTGCCCTGGCGGCAGTCCGCAACCGCTATCGCAGAGGGTGATTTCGAGGACGCGCTGCTCGCGGGCGAGTCCGCTGCGCGCGCTCGATCCGGCCGCTTCGAGCGGTGTGGCCGCTATGCCGGGCCCGGTGCGGCGGAGGTGCGCCGCGGCGGGCGTCGGCGCTGCGTCCGAACTGCGTGCGCGGACCGTCACCCGCCCGCCGGTAGGCGTATGGTTGATCGCGTTATCGAGCAGGTTGCACAGCACCCGCTCCATCATCGCCGGGTCGACATGGGCGAGCGGCAGCTCTTCGGGGACGTCGATCACGAGCGGGTGGTCCTGCAGCAGATGGGACCGTGCCTGCAGCGCGCTGGCGATCATCTCGTCGACCGGGATCCACTCGCGGGCGAGCGGCACCGGGGCCGATTGCAGGCGGGCGAGATCGAGCAGGTCGCGGGCGAGGGCATGAGTGCGCACGGCTTCGCGGCGGATCGCTTCGGCCAGCTCGGCCTGTACCGGCGGCAGCGGTGGGCCGGCCAGCGGCAGGGACTCGGCCAGCCCGGCGAGTGCGGTGAGCGGCGTGCGCAGATCGTGCGAGATCGAGGCGAGGAGGGTGTTGCGCAGGCGCTCGGATTCGACCGCGAGCTGGGCGCGCGCCGCTTCCTCGCCGCGCGCTTCGGCGCTGTCGCGCTCGCGCCGCAGACGGGCAGCGAGCTCGGCGGTGGTCAGTGCCACTGCGAGCAGCACGGCGAAGGTGAGCAGGTACTGCAGGTCGGACACCGCCAGGGTGAACTGCGGGTGGACGAAGAAGAAGTCGAACAGCGCCACCGACAGGAAGGCCGCCAGCACCGCCGGCCCGCGCCCCAGGCGGATCGCGGCGAACAGGACGGCGAGCGGGAACAGCATCGCGATGTTGGCGAGGTCGAGATGGCCGAGCAAGGGCATTCCGGCAAGCGCGACCGCGATCACTGCGATCGCTGCCCACAGGTAATTGCGCCACGGCGGGCGTTCGGGCGCGGCAGGGCGGGAGGGAACGGCACTCATGAGCGCATGTTAACGCGGAAGAGCGAGCCCGGCATGCGCCGGGCCGTTGAGCTTGTCGCCTCTACGGGCTCAGTCGCTCACGGGGGCGTCGATGGCGTGGAGCGTTTCGAGCAGTTGCGGACGCAATGGGCCGGCGGCGGCAAGCCCGCGCCGGGCGGCGGCGCGGGCTTCGTCGCGCCGCCCCAGTTCGAGCAGCACCTGCGCCCGGTTGTTGTACGCCGCAGCCAGGCCGTGGGCTTCGGCGACGCGACGGAAGGCCGCTTCGGCGCCGTGCTTGTCGCCGGCGGCGTAGAGCGTGTTGCCCAGCCCCATCGCCAGCGTCGGATTGCCGGGCCAGCGCGCGAGGGCGCTGCGGTAGGCCTGGAGCGCGGCGGCGGGGGGGGCGGTACGCTCGAACGCGACCAGGGCGCGGACGGTTTCGTCTTCGCTCGCGGTTGCGGGAAGGCGCCCGGGCGGCAGGGCGACGAACGCCCACTGCCCGCCGCGCCTCCAGGTGTGCTCGAAGGTGCGCAGGCTCAGCTCCTGGCGTTTCATTGGTCCGGAGCGCAGGAGCACGCTGCCGCGCTCGAGGTCGTAGCCCACCGCCACCGCGTAGTGCCAGGACGGCGCCCATGACAGGCCGAGATTCTGCAGCACGACCACCGGGTTGCCGGCAGCGGTCTCGCGCAGCAAGGCTTCGAGGGAGGCCGGGATGAGCGTCGCCACCGCCCCCCGGCGGCGGGCGGCGGCGAGCATCTCGATCTGCAGCGAGCCTTCGCGGGCGGGGAGGAAGACCTGGCCGACGAGGGCCTCGGGCTGGGTCGGCAGGCCGGCGGCGGACAGGCTGGTGGCGAGCGCCGCCGGCCCACAGAAGTAGCTGTCGTCGGGGAAGAACGGGGTGTCGGCGAGTTCGACCTGCGGTGGCAGCTCGGGCGGGGGCTGCGCTTGCAACTGCCGCGCCGAGGTGGCGCAACCGGCGCTCGCCAGGGCGGCGAGCAGTACGGCTGCGGCTGCGGCCAGGCGTGGCCGCAGCCAGGCGTGCAGCGCCGCGGACCAGGGCATCGCCGGTTCAGCGCACCGAGCGGGTGAACGGGAAGACCTTGGTCAGGCCGAGGATGTCGGTGAGCAGGAGGACGAAGAACACCAGCAGGATGGCACCGATGATGCCGCCGGCGGGGGCGCTGTCGATCTGCTCGGCCAGGCGGGCGGCCTCGTCGTCGGTGAGCGCGGCGATGCGTTCCCGGGCGAGCGCGGGGTCGACGCCCTGGCGCTCGAGTTCGGTGCGCACGTCGTCGCGTTCGAGCGCGGCGGCGAGGCGGGCGTGGCTTGCGCCCTGGTCAACGGCGGTGCTGCGGGCGAGCTGTTCGGTCGGGATCAGTCCGGCATGGGCGGGATGCACCAGGGTCGCATTGGCGAAGCTGAGGCTGAGGACGACGGCAAGGATGCGTTGAAGGCGTTTCATTGTTTTTTTCCTCTCGATGGGCAACACGGGCCAGGGAGCGGGGTCATCGCGTGAATATCGGCGGCGGCCCTTGTCGCGACCGGCACAAGCGCTGCCGCCGTCCTTCTGCTATTCGTGCGACCACCCGGCTGATCAGGGCCGGACGCCTTCTGCCGTCCGGCCCGCCTGAAATATAGTCAATTCTGATAGCCGCGTCGTCCGGTGTGTGCGCGGAGATCGCATCAGCATGTAACCTGCGGCCACCATGGCGGAGTCCGCGCGGGTCGCCGGCGTGACCGGCGCCTCCGCCGTGCTTGCGCCGGAGCGCCGCTGTGGCCGATAGTCGACGGTTTTCCCGCATGGCTTACCGCAGTGTGGGAGCCCGCAACGAAACGGCACCAAACGGAGCGCCTGCCGATGGAATTCGATCTCTGGTGGCTCGCCTATCCCCTGCTCGGGGTGGTGGTGGGCTTTTTCGCCGGCCTGCTCGGCGTGGGCGGCGGCGGCATCATGGTGCCGATCCTGACCAGCCTGTTTCTCGCCCAGGAATTTCCCCGCGACCAGGTCGTGCATATGGCGCTCGGTACCTCGATGGCGGCGATCGTGCTGACCGCGGTCTCCAGCCTGCGCGCGCACCATGCGCACGCTGCGGTGCGCTGGGACGTGGTGCGCGCGATCACGCCCGGGATCCTGTTCGGCACCTTCGGCGCGACCTTCGTTGCGGCGCGCGTCGATACCGTGCCGCTGGCGATTTTCTTCGTCGTCTTCATGGGCTACGTCGCGGTGCAGATGCTGCTCGGGATCAAGCCCAGGCCGAGCCGCAACCTGCCCGGTGCGCTCGGCATGAGCGCTGCCGGCGTGGGAATCGGCGGGGTGTCGGCGCTGGTGGCGATCGGTGGCGGTTCGTTGTCGGTGCCGTTCCTGAGCTGGTGCAACGTCAAGGTCCATCACGCGATCGGCACTTCGGCCGCGATCGGGCTGCCGATCGCGTTCGCCGGCACCGTGGGTTACCTGGTCAATGGCTGGGGCGCACCCGGCACGCCTGCACTGACCCTGGGCTTCATCTACCTGCCGGCGCTGGTGCTGGTGTCGGCGGTGAGCATGTTCTTCGCCCCGCTCGGCGCGCGCCTGGCGCATCGCCTGCCGGTGGCGATGCTGCGGAAGGTGTTCGCCGGGGTGCTGGTGGCGCTGTGCGTGAAGATGCTGCACAGCCTGTTCGCCTGAGCCTGGTGTCCGCCCCGGGGGGCGTTCAGCGGGGCGGGGCGAGGGCGTCGCGGATCGTCTCGAGGTTGGTGCGCATCATCGCGGCGTAGGACGGCGCCGGGCCGTCGGCGGCGGACAGCGCGTCGGAGTACAGCGTGCCGCCGACACGGGCGCCGCTCTCGCTGCGGATGCGCTCGATCAGGCGCGCGTCGGCGACGTTTTCGATGAACACCGCGGGAATGTTCTCGGTCTTGAGCTGGCGGATCAGGCGGGCGACGCCCTGCGCGGTGGGCTCGGCGTTGTTCGAGACCCCGACCGGGGAGAGGAAGCGGATGCCGTAGGCGCGGCCGAAGTAGGCAAAGGCGTCGTGCGAGCTCACCACCTTGCGCCGCTCGGCGGGCAGGGTGCTGAAAGTGTGGCGGATCTCGGCGTCGAGCGCCTTCAGTTCGGCGCGGTAACGCTCCGCATTGGCACGGTAGAAGTCGGCCCCGTCCGGGTCGGTGGCGGCGAGCGCAGCGGCGATGTTGGCGACGTAGTGCTGGGCGTTGGCGACGTCCTGCCAGGCGTGGGGGTCGACCGCGTGGCTGCGCCCGGCGCCGTGGCGGTGAGGGGCCTGGTGGCCGTGTTCGTCGGCCATTTCGAGCGTGGCCACGCCATCGCTTGCCACCACCACGGTTCCGCGGTAGCCGCCCGAGCGTGCCAGGCGCACCGTCCAGTCATCGAAACCGAGGCCGTTGACCACCACCAGCGCCGAGGCGCCGATCTCGCGTGCGTCCGAGGGGCGGGGCTGGAAGGCATGGGCGTCCTCGTCGGCGCCGACCAGGGTGCGCAGGGTGACGCGCTCGCCGCCGACCTGGCGGACGAAGTCGCCGAGAATGCTGAAGCTGGCGGTGACCTGCAGCGGCTGCGCAGCGGCGGCGGCGGGCAGGATGAGGGCGGTTGCGGCGGTCAGGGCGGCGAGGCCGGGCACGTGGCGAAGCAGGCTGCGCAGGCGGCCGAAGCGGGGGGCGAGGGGTGCGGGCGTGGCGGTGGTCATGGCGCGGGCTCGGTTTGCGGGGGGTGCCGGCGGGGGCGCTGCCGCCCGCCGGCACCTCCCGGGGTCAGGATTCGAGGTGGTGGCGTACCGGCAGACGGCCGGCGAGGATGCCGCCGGGCGCGGCCAGCAGCGACACGAAATACACCACGCCGCACACCAGCACGATCGCCGGGCCGGCCGGTACATCGATATGAAAGGACAGCAGCAATCCGGTCGCGCCGCTGCCGAAGGCGAACGCGACCGCGAGCAGGATCAGCATCGGCAACCCGCGCGTCCACAGCCGGGCGGCGGCGGCGGGCAGGATCATGATGCCTACCGCCATCAGCGTGCCGAGGGCGTGAAAGCCGCTCACCAGGTTGATCACCACCAGCACCAGGAAGCCGTAGTGCGCCACCGGCGACCAGCGGCTGACCCCGCGCAGGAAGGCGGGGTCGAAGCACTCCAGCACCAGCGGGCGGAACAGTACGGCGAGGCAGACCACGGTGACGCTGGCGATGCCGGCGATCAATAACAGCGAGGCGTCGTCGAGCGCCAGCACCGAGCCGAACAGGACGTGGAGGAGGTCGAGGTTGCGCCCGCGCAGCGACACGATCATCACCCCGGCGGCAAGTGACAGCAGGTAGAAGGCGGCGAGGCTGGCGTCCTCCTTCAGGATCGAGGTCCGCGTCACCACCCCGGCGGCGAGCACCACGACCAGGCCGGCGACGATGCCGCCCACCGTCATCGCCCCCAGCGACAGGCCGAAGGCGAGGTAGCCGAGGGCGGCGCCGGGCAGGATCGCGTGGCTCATCGCGTCGCCCATCAGGCTCATCCGGCGCAGCAGCAGGAACACCCCGACCGGGGTGGCGCCCAGCGCCAGCGCCAGGCAGCCGGCCAGCGCGCGGCGCATGAAGGCGAATTCGGTGAAAGGGTCGAGGAGGAGTTCGGTCACGGTGGAAGCAGGGGGCGGAGGGCCGGGCGCGGCCGCGTTCAGTGGGGATGCCGATGGCCGCGGTGCGCGCCGGTGGGGGAGGGCGCAGCGGGATGCGGGAGGGCATCCGCGCCGGCATGCGCGTGGGGTGGTGCCCCGTCCCCGGCGCGCTCTTCGCCACCGGTTGCTGCGCCCAGCGCAGGCGCGAGCTCGATGTGGCATTGTGCGGCGTCTTCGTCGAAGGCTTCCGACAGGCGGCGCGCCCGCGCCAGCAGGGCGGGGGTCAGGACCTGGGCGGTGGGGCCGAAGGCCACCGGCTCGCGCGACAGCAGCAGCGCGGTGGGGAAATGGCGGCGCACCTGTTCGAGGTCGTGCACCACGGTGAGGATGGTGCGGCCTTCGGCGTGCCAGCCCAGGATCAGCCCGACCAGGTCTTCGACGGTGCGGCTGTCGATCGCGGCGAACGGCTCGTCGAGCAGGATCAGCGGGGCGTCCTGCAGGATCAGCCGGGCAAAGCGTGCGCGCTGCAGCTGGCCGCCGGACAGCGAGCCGATCGGCCGCGTCTCGAAGCCCGACAGCCCGACTGTGGCGAGGGCGTCGCGCACGCGCTGGCGCTGGCTGCGGGAGAGTGCACCGAAGGCGCCGATCTCGTGCCACAGGCCCATGGCGACGACGTCGAACACCGACACCGGAAAGCTCGGGTCGATGTCGCCGCGTTGCGGCATGTAGGCCAGCCCGCCGGACGGCAGCTCGGGCAGCAGGACGCGTCCGCCGATCGGGCGCAGCTCGCCGGCCAGGCCCTTGAGCAGCGTGGACTTGCCCGCGCCATTGGGGCCGACCACGGCGACCAGCGCGCCGGCGGGAATCTCGCCGCTGAGGTGATGCACCGCGGGGTGGCGGTCGTAGCCCAGGGTGAGGTTGTCGAAGCGGATCATCGGTGGGGGGGCGGGCTGCATCTCAGTATGCGCCGAGCCGTCTCAAGCGTACTGAAGCCCCCTCGGGGGGCAGCGAACATAGTGAGCGTGGGGGGTGTCATCTCAGCGTAGCGCCCACAGCAGGGTCAGCCACAGCGCGGCCAGGGCCGCTGCGGCCAGGGCGAGGCGGGCGGCGAGGCCGGCGCCGAGGAGGGTGAGCGCGGGCAGGGGGCGCGAACCGGGAGCGGCGCGGGGGGCGCGTGCGCTCATCGGTCCGCCGCCTTCAGGCCCTGTCCGGCGCCTTGCCGGCCACAGTCGGCGCAGGCGCCGTGCAGCACCAGCTCCGCGCGCTCGAGTTCGAAGCCGGCCGGCAGGTCCGGGCCAGGTTCGGCCGGAACGTTTTCCAGGCACAGGATCTGGCCGCAGCGCTCGCAATGGAAATGGGCGTGGCGGTGGTCGCCGTGGCGGGCGATCTCGAAGCGCCAGGCGCGTTCACCGCCGGCGATGCGGCGAGCGATGCCCTGCTCGACCAGCCAGTCGAGGGCGCGGTAAAGGGTGACGCGATCGTGGGCGATGCCGAGCGCCGCCAGCGCGGCGCCGATTTCGTCGTGTGACAAGGGGTGGGCGCTGGCCTGCAGGGTCTCGATCAGCGCCACCCGGGTGCGGGTGACACGGCCGCCGTGGGCTGCGATGAGGCCGCGGACGGACTGCGGTGGTGCGCTGGGCGGAGCGTGTCGCTGCTTGGGCATGGGGGCGGGTTTGTGAGTGCGGTTCGGGTGCGCGCTGGAGTGAATCGGCTTGGCTTGCGGCGGCATTTGATGCAACATTGTAGCATTAGAACGCGCCTCCGCAGGAACGCCCGATGCCCCCTCCTTTTGCCGTCCTTGCCCTCTTTGCGGCATTGTTGCCGTCGGGCGCTGCCGCCCAGCACGACGGCCACGGCCCCCATCCCGAGCACACGCCGCAGCGCGCTGCCGCCGGGGCCGGAGTCATGGCCGGAGGCGTGCATGAGCACGGGCTGGCGGTGCTGCGGGTGGTCCTCGACGGGGGCGCGCTCGAGATCGAACTGGCGACGCCGCTCGACACCCTGGTCGGCTTCGAGCATGCGCCGCGCACCGCTGCCCAGCGTGCCGCGCTGCAGGTGGCCGAACGCGGGCTGCGCGATGGCGCAGCGCTGTTCGGGTTGCCGGAAGCGGCTGGCTGTGCGCTGATGGCGGTAAGCCTGGCTTCGCCCTGGCTGCAAAGCGAAGACCGGGCCGATGCGGGCGGCGCAGCGCACGTGCAGGCCGGGGACGGCGATCATGGTGAGCTTGTCGCCGGCTACCGTTTCCAATGCGCCCGCCCGCAGGCGCTCGATGCCCTGCAGCTGCGGCTGTTCGAGCTTTTCCCGCGGCTCCGGGCGGTGCGCGCCGAGTGGGCCTCGGCGCGCGGGCAGGGGGCGGCGAAGCTGACGCGCGGCCAGGCGCGGCTGGCGCTGTGAGCAGCGTGCCCGCGTGCGCCGGGGCGGCCGCCGCCGCTGCGCTGATGGACGGGGGCAAACGGTGATGCCGGATCCGGCGGGCGAACCCGATGCCGCCGCGGTCGCGCTGCGCGGGTTGCGCTACCGCTGGCCCGGCGCACACCACGACTGCCTGGCGATCGACACCTTCATGC
Proteins encoded in this window:
- a CDS encoding DUF2796 domain-containing protein gives rise to the protein MPPPFAVLALFAALLPSGAAAQHDGHGPHPEHTPQRAAAGAGVMAGGVHEHGLAVLRVVLDGGALEIELATPLDTLVGFEHAPRTAAQRAALQVAERGLRDGAALFGLPEAAGCALMAVSLASPWLQSEDRADAGGAAHVQAGDGDHGELVAGYRFQCARPQALDALQLRLFELFPRLRAVRAEWASARGQGAAKLTRGQARLAL